The Novosphingobium humi DNA window TGGATGCGGTCGGGGATGGCCACCGCCTCATGCGCGATCCACAGCGGACAGGCGCCGCCGAAACGGGCGAATTGTAGGCCGTTGGCCGCGTGGCGCTTGGTGATATTGCCCGCCATGTCGATGCGGCAAAAGGCGATGGGCACGCCGCGCTGGTGCGGGCGTTGCAGATTGGACAGGCGGTGGCAGGTCTGTTCGAAACTGGTGCCGAAGATCTGGCGCAAGCCGTCAATGTCATGGCGCAGCCGCCGCGCCGCATCGCGAAACGGGCGATAGGGCATCAGCAAAGCCCCCGCCGCATAATTGGTCAGCCCCACGGATAGCAGATTGCGCGCGGTTTGCGTTCGCATCCCGCCCTTTTCCACCGTCTCGGCAATTTCCTGCGCCAGCGCGATGGCGCAGAGCTGATAGGCCAGTTGAAAGCGCAGGCTCTCATGGGGCTGGCCCGCATCCAGCGTCAGTTCGCGGCGGGCCTCGTCATAGCGGCGGATCGGCGCGCCCGGCAGATGGCGCAGGGTGATGCCCTGCCGCTCGAACCACGCAGTCAGTTGCGCGGTGTCGGGCGTGGGCAGATGGCGCGCCAGAGCGCCCGCCATGGCCTCGGCGCTGGAATCGATCAGATGGACGTAATTGTCGGCCAGATGGAACCAGTCGCGCACCTCCTCCCACGGCAGGCGTCCGCCCGACACGCTGTCAGCGCCCAGCGCCTCGTCCATCGCGGCCAGACGCGCGGAATCGCGTTTGTGCAGGCGATAGAGATGGGCGAACTGTTCGGCAAATTGCGGGAACTGGTCG harbors:
- a CDS encoding helix-turn-helix domain-containing protein is translated as MKRRLYAGRFLKALREDHGLKQGALAQRLGISTPYLSQLENDTRPMTLALAERVREIFPVDWADMAETPVEPVVTELLEASADPLLGDLPADQIERVADQFPQFAEQFAHLYRLHKRDSARLAAMDEALGADSVSGGRLPWEEVRDWFHLADNYVHLIDSSAEAMAGALARHLPTPDTAQLTAWFERQGITLRHLPGAPIRRYDEARRELTLDAGQPHESLRFQLAYQLCAIALAQEIAETVEKGGMRTQTARNLLSVGLTNYAAGALLMPYRPFRDAARRLRHDIDGLRQIFGTSFEQTCHRLSNLQRPHQRGVPIAFCRIDMAGNITKRHAANGLQFARFGGACPLWIAHEAVAIPDRIHLQVAEMPEGRRFVFLAKGLVKPSDAYFRPPRRYAVVLGCEVTLASEFIYADTLNLECEEAVARIGISCRICSRHDCHQRAYPPNDKAIDITTNQRGFIPYRILD